In Clostridium sporogenes, one genomic interval encodes:
- a CDS encoding TetR/AcrR family transcriptional regulator, with protein sequence MKSTEKNLKITKGMKTKQKIYKAAIHLFEAHGIDNISINDIVKEVGIAKGSFYVHYESKFELIKEYVNSLDLNYEEYFKSIPENTSASSMLLLVTEKTAEVLINDIGYDILKNIYKSMLSQEIDSNIILNYNRSLPQIYTKIILKGIEQKEFKASLNVEYITRQLMISIRGIIFEWLLSYNKFDLKNEIINYFKFIIDGLKNKTDKF encoded by the coding sequence AACAAAAAATTTATAAAGCTGCCATACATTTATTTGAAGCTCATGGAATTGATAATATAAGTATAAATGATATAGTTAAAGAAGTTGGAATTGCAAAGGGTTCTTTTTATGTTCATTACGAATCAAAATTTGAACTAATTAAAGAATATGTTAATTCTTTAGACTTAAACTATGAAGAATATTTTAAAAGTATACCTGAAAATACTTCAGCTTCTTCTATGCTTCTTTTAGTTACTGAAAAAACAGCTGAAGTTCTTATAAATGATATAGGATACGATATACTAAAAAATATTTATAAAAGTATGTTATCTCAAGAAATTGATTCAAATATTATATTAAATTACAATAGAAGCCTTCCACAAATTTATACTAAAATCATTTTAAAAGGAATTGAGCAAAAAGAATTTAAAGCTTCACTTAATGTTGAGTATATTACAAGACAATTAATGATTAGCATTCGAGGAATAATATTTGAATGGCTCCTTTCTTATAATAAATTTGATTTGAAGAATGAAATTATTAATTATTTTAAATTTATAATAGATGGACTTAAAAATAAAACTGATAAGTTCTAG
- the tlp gene encoding small acid-soluble spore protein Tlp: MKNKPDDRRDNVDKIQYNITKTIQNCELADEMIAKTDDEKTKKTLIEKNQRRREALDGMREEIKDEARDKKNGYM, from the coding sequence ATGAAAAATAAACCAGATGATAGAAGAGATAATGTAGATAAAATTCAATATAATATTACTAAGACTATTCAAAATTGTGAGCTTGCAGATGAAATGATTGCAAAAACAGATGATGAAAAAACGAAAAAAACTCTAATAGAAAAAAATCAAAGAAGAAGAGAAGCACTTGATGGTATGAGAGAAGAAATTAAAGATGAAGCAAGAGATAAGAAAAATGGATATATGTAA
- a CDS encoding M15 family metallopeptidase has translation MRNRRQKKRILRRVNFIITIVIILCTIQILSNKYNRSIESKRVQAISENNKQQTIKKKETNSKDNKQQALKQSLLLVNRDNKLDESYLPNDLTVPNIRFLGNRNFEVRRLRRVASEALENLFQEAKKENIILLGVSGYRNYHYQVNVYNNSVYRNGQHHADKYVAHPGTSEHQTGLAMDIVSTEYTNLDENFVNTRAYKWLKENCYKYGFIIRYPKEKENITGYNFEPWHIRYVGIEAATEIMNKGITLEEYLQASNYNK, from the coding sequence ATGAGAAATAGGAGACAGAAAAAACGAATATTAAGAAGAGTTAATTTTATAATAACTATAGTTATAATTTTATGTACTATACAGATATTATCAAATAAATATAACAGAAGCATAGAATCTAAAAGAGTACAAGCTATTAGTGAAAATAATAAACAACAAACTATTAAAAAAAAGGAAACTAATAGTAAAGACAATAAACAGCAAGCTTTAAAACAAAGCTTATTATTAGTAAATAGAGATAATAAGCTAGATGAAAGTTATCTACCTAATGATCTTACTGTACCTAATATAAGATTTTTAGGAAATAGGAATTTTGAAGTAAGAAGACTAAGGAGAGTGGCTAGTGAAGCTTTAGAAAATCTTTTCCAGGAAGCTAAGAAGGAGAACATAATATTATTAGGAGTATCAGGATATAGAAATTATCATTATCAGGTAAATGTTTATAATAATTCGGTTTATAGAAATGGACAACATCATGCGGATAAGTATGTTGCACACCCAGGAACAAGTGAGCATCAAACAGGTTTAGCTATGGACATAGTTTCAACTGAGTATACTAACTTAGATGAAAATTTTGTTAATACTAGAGCATATAAATGGCTTAAAGAAAATTGTTATAAGTATGGATTTATAATTAGATATCCAAAGGAAAAAGAAAATATTACTGGTTATAATTTTGAGCCTTGGCATATAAGGTATGTAGGGATAGAGGCGGCTACAGAAATTATGAATAAGGGTATTACTTTAGAGGAATATTTACAGGCGAGTAATTACAATAAATGA
- a CDS encoding GNAT family N-acetyltransferase, whose product MNFKEITISDIKELADMYVNTFNSSPWNDEWTIETASKRLYQMINCESSYGLVAYEDKSICGMILGSEEQYYNGIMFNIKEFCVRNDVRSKGFGTKIFQEFENRLKNKGVTEIILLTSRDDRTEGFYKKKGLQSYNEMVLMGKQI is encoded by the coding sequence GTGAATTTTAAGGAGATAACAATATCAGATATAAAAGAACTTGCAGATATGTATGTTAATACATTTAATTCTTCACCTTGGAATGATGAATGGACAATTGAAACTGCCTCAAAACGCTTATATCAAATGATAAACTGTGAATCTTCCTATGGACTTGTAGCATATGAAGATAAATCAATTTGTGGAATGATTTTAGGCAGTGAAGAACAGTATTATAATGGTATAATGTTCAATATTAAGGAATTTTGTGTAAGAAATGATGTGCGCAGTAAAGGTTTTGGTACAAAAATTTTTCAAGAATTTGAAAATCGTTTGAAAAATAAGGGAGTAACTGAAATTATCTTACTTACATCAAGGGACGACCGTACGGAAGGATTTTATAAGAAAAAAGGTTTGCAATCATATAATGAAATGGTTTTGATGGGTAAACAGATCTGA